One genomic window of Planctomycetaceae bacterium includes the following:
- a CDS encoding putative Ig domain-containing protein, with product MFLSAWLCRVRSVLFDRVRADGRSSAACKRRRQRLFSSVPSESLEERLLLSGDGLTDLGLFVVPGSPDEQVTLNFELSDRNGAFRSELGLFIADDDSGAVDGVDPDRNKYAREALQDDSHTLLFDRFDAIGETESLTVPGGSHVAFYLIQNSDSRRFLRNNPQNRLNRSPKTFFSVTEANPDHFDHLRSEDLGSGTWQFGWEDLTFGGDRDFDDVVVTLTVGDLPGPTILTPPSPTGVVSATFTLDERMAAYRSEFGIFKVDDETGRIGNLTPDDRGYARAALTSASQLTIFERNAAVGSQVTVELEADAHYGVYLIQNSSLSYWLRRNPQNRLCNFPKAFFGFVDANPDNFDHTRWDENTIFWEDLTRGGDRDFDDLVISFEFGTSTNQPPALNAVADQTVDEDSTASVQLTASDPDSDPADLMFSLVSGPATATVNQTTGLFEWTPLEADGPGTFPVTVRVEDETGLFDELTFSVIVNEVNQPPVLAPIGNRTVDEEQTLTFTASATDSDLPPNTLTFSLTNAPAGASIDPQTGEFSWMPSESDGPGTFDVTVNVHDGVGGSDSETITISVNEVNQAPVLDPVDDRTVPENGVVAILIPATDNDLPANTLTWSLIGTVPAGVNIDGATGQFNWTPSEAQGPGSYPITVQVDDGAGGSDQVAFTITVEEVNEAPVLDPIGNRTADVDVELTFTATASDPDIPPNALTFSLDAGAPAGATIDPVTGVFRWTPTTAFSGQDVPVTVRVTDDGNPSLDDFETIIIAVDRCVFDDNLTGWTVTESGGSATGRGGVVAQDCTAVLTEGDSFFVQIQTTFDIVTTDSQLLLSFSGLTFDTTDPAFVNDAFELALLDQNGVSLVSTTAPGRDVFFNVTEELSPETAAGVTFDGATVTVNLSAVPIGSTATLVARLVNNDSDTTTSVTLTDMQITPGAAPLLVAPEPSGGSSQQGSAPQSGANSSGTAAVPPGIVTGLSAGTRNPAVSTPSNGTASSNGIAFTDSPLQAGAAGVQSPTFDSRGTEFWIGFMDNLLESGNVPKKQLFVTGDVATTGFVEIPGLIDPSTSVPFRADFVVNPGEVTTVDLPSLDSREDSFDTQTDFDVEAELIAEIQALGVHVVTQDDVTVYGLNRAVNTTDAFLALPVDALGTEYINLGYNNGSRLISSTPNTEFLVVATEDDTVVTIVPGEGSFSVESNLAAIVRPSGTSGLGYTRNNGTDIGTLLLDQSGTHTITVDALLEGYAGTYTFELLDFATAATPINFGETVTTTLPTGREARVFSFGATTGQRIYYDAISPGGPTTTVRLVSPSGVITALNTNNDFPNPLQTTTTLAPETGTYYVLVVGEGDAAYDFSFRMLDLETAPLLPFGTEVTGTMPLGRETDVFRYNGTAGQRIIYDGFDPNGSLVTLDLWDPGITLLSRTNAFADLDPRTLPEDGEYFVTLASGTFGPQASYGFRMFDVADLPVLPLGTSVTGTFGDGRAEFFRLPAGPAQAAAFSNITVTGRIQIDVFDPSNRRVATFSNGAFDARLAQEGDYVVRLRGVGILDSGTFDFQVDLTDDALVAKSGLNTETTLTINAGETATYDFTAPAGTPVILDARDTVNENLRVRIFDPDGVLVVGGVFGLNELTDSGPFFLEKSGTYTLSVVGDTASAAGSYTFQILDLQSGSTPISFDTIVSGTLPTGREAVAFSFDGTANQLVAYDGIAPGTTTIATYDENLNRVDGVFGSLAERDGGNNLIRTGKHYVVLQGVQNTAADFAFRIQDVSAAPVISLGEVISGTITPARTEQHFQIDLTAGQRLLVDGLDDDTERVLLQITDPGRFTFYSGTADQNGDSSTTFLLTVPRTARYVVSVQGDTTIDPADFSFRILDLDNAPLLTFDTDIDITLNPGRQAQFFRIDADTAASIDFDNITETGIGGFFWHLFDPAGRNLGGDNNGRDFTGRTWIEGTYLLGIVGRVNTPIDFTFRATRTPDTPVTPTGFNSLETITVPINGRGTYTFDSPAGRLVYLNVVDSQFRIPEHTVTLDAGETYLIRDQLNNFGAVADLTGTIITGDKPFALFGGSRAAFVPTNFFAADHLVEQMTPTSTWGRRFVTFPLATGTTVGDRYRFLAQADGTEVFVDGTLVATLNRGQFHEMVLVDAAEVTSNNPILVAQYAQSQEFYRNQPGGDPNFLGDPFMMLVPPFEQFLANYTVATPAEDAIPEGERFDRNFLNIVAPADAVGLIEVNGTPVDASDYTAIGTSGFFGVQVPIDLGSYEVAGPQPFGLFVYGFGSFDSYGYVGGQSLSEVATVSAVTLVPETVSLPINTLQDFTATVTDSDGNSVEGVRVDFSVAGANPQTGFAFTDSAGVAVFTYTGTIEGRDVVSASVGTIVDDSIVDWLGDVAPPTITILSPAAGTTVPAGTTLVVTGIAAADRPFASLDYVSVNGIPVESFDAAGNFFTRVFVGPGDNVFQFAAHDSRDQTATVTLILTGEQIPDGEVDFSQFSDVTGSFDVAYAQTSFNAATQTLFADIAVRNTGQFSADVPLLVGITNITDPRVLVRNIDGTTPDGIPFYDFTGLVMSGSLDPNSETGFLSAEFFNPNGTQFDYDLVFFGRLNEAPAIVSLPTTTAIVDRTFAYDADATDANNDALTFSLLQAPAAMTIDPVSGFVSWTPTAVDRGSHSVTVEVTDGRGGRAEQSFVLTVVDAPANRAPAFTTTPPVLATLDTQYVYDADAIDADGDSLTFSLVDGPAGMTVDPATGLVTWTPTAAQLATHSVTLEVSDGNGGTARQSFTLCSIDPASIPADDANTAPVITSTPPLTALTGQPFEYRIFAQDANDDALTFSLNAPPAGATITPITGLQAATFSFTPATVGTQTVEIQVGDGNGGVTIQAFDIQVSDPTGNNAPVISSNPRLTIPIGRTWAYFVDAFDVDNDALVLSLTTSPAAMTLDADARQLLWMPTAADIGTHDVTVSVDDGQGGIVTQSFTLDVVSQEANTAPQIVSTPQTFAVAGTAFEYDLLAFDADNDPVQWSLVQAPAGVSIDPLNGTLRWTPTLNQLGLQQFVVQGTDPSFAAVTQEFTVSVTCLNLPPTIASAPGTAAVTDQRYVYPVRAFDPEGDVLTFSLTTAPAGMQVDPLTGVIRWTPDSTQTGLANVTVVVTDAAGNSATQSFAVNVTQQVVNLDPVITSRPGFRATVDALYEYQVDAEDPEGEVVTFSLLTSPTGMTIDANGLILWTPASTQAGPHIVEVAVDDGQGGRAIQRFAILARINQAPAITSTAPATVSSHATFRYDVVAEDPEGDAVTFSLTTRRPA from the coding sequence ATGTTCCTGTCTGCGTGGCTGTGCCGAGTGCGTTCCGTGCTGTTCGACCGAGTCCGTGCTGACGGGAGGTCTTCCGCGGCCTGCAAACGTCGTCGGCAGAGACTCTTCTCATCCGTGCCTTCGGAATCGCTGGAAGAGCGCCTGCTGCTCAGCGGCGACGGCCTGACAGATCTCGGGCTGTTTGTTGTGCCCGGCAGTCCCGACGAACAGGTCACGCTGAACTTCGAACTGTCCGACCGCAACGGCGCGTTTCGCAGTGAACTGGGACTGTTCATCGCCGACGACGATTCCGGAGCCGTCGACGGCGTCGATCCCGACCGCAACAAGTACGCTCGCGAGGCCCTGCAGGACGACAGCCATACCTTGCTGTTCGACCGATTCGATGCGATCGGCGAAACCGAATCGCTGACGGTCCCCGGCGGTTCTCACGTCGCCTTCTATCTGATTCAGAACAGCGACTCGCGGCGGTTCCTGCGAAACAACCCGCAGAACCGACTGAATCGCTCGCCGAAGACGTTCTTTTCCGTCACCGAGGCCAATCCCGATCACTTCGATCATCTGCGGTCGGAAGATCTGGGCTCCGGCACGTGGCAGTTCGGCTGGGAAGACCTGACCTTCGGCGGCGACCGCGATTTCGACGACGTCGTGGTGACGCTGACTGTCGGTGACCTGCCGGGGCCGACAATCCTGACGCCTCCGTCGCCGACGGGAGTCGTCTCGGCGACGTTTACGCTCGACGAACGCATGGCGGCGTATCGCAGTGAATTCGGCATCTTCAAAGTCGATGACGAAACCGGACGCATCGGAAATCTGACGCCCGACGACCGCGGCTACGCGCGAGCCGCGCTGACGTCGGCCTCTCAACTGACGATCTTCGAACGCAACGCTGCCGTCGGTTCTCAGGTCACCGTCGAACTGGAAGCCGACGCCCACTACGGTGTGTACCTGATTCAGAACTCATCGCTCAGCTACTGGCTGCGCCGCAATCCGCAGAACCGGCTGTGCAATTTCCCGAAGGCGTTCTTCGGATTCGTGGACGCCAATCCGGACAACTTTGACCACACGCGCTGGGACGAGAACACGATCTTCTGGGAAGACCTGACTCGCGGCGGAGACCGGGACTTCGACGACCTGGTGATTTCGTTCGAATTCGGAACGTCGACGAACCAACCTCCCGCACTGAACGCAGTCGCCGATCAGACTGTCGACGAAGATTCCACCGCTTCCGTTCAGCTCACGGCGAGCGATCCTGATTCTGACCCGGCGGACCTGATGTTCTCGCTGGTCAGCGGTCCGGCAACCGCGACGGTCAACCAGACGACCGGGCTGTTCGAATGGACTCCATTGGAAGCCGACGGCCCCGGAACGTTTCCGGTCACTGTGCGAGTCGAAGACGAAACCGGACTGTTCGACGAGCTGACGTTCTCCGTAATCGTCAACGAAGTGAATCAGCCTCCCGTGCTGGCTCCGATCGGCAATCGAACGGTCGACGAGGAACAAACGCTGACGTTCACGGCATCGGCCACGGACAGCGACCTGCCGCCGAACACGCTGACGTTCAGTCTCACTAACGCGCCGGCCGGTGCGTCGATCGATCCGCAGACGGGCGAATTCTCGTGGATGCCGTCCGAATCTGACGGTCCCGGAACATTCGACGTGACGGTCAACGTTCACGACGGAGTCGGCGGCAGCGATTCCGAAACGATCACGATCTCCGTCAACGAAGTGAACCAGGCTCCGGTGCTGGATCCGGTGGACGATCGTACTGTTCCGGAAAACGGCGTCGTGGCGATTCTGATTCCGGCCACCGACAACGACCTTCCGGCGAACACGCTGACCTGGTCGCTGATCGGCACCGTTCCGGCCGGAGTCAACATCGACGGCGCGACGGGGCAGTTCAACTGGACTCCGTCGGAAGCTCAGGGGCCAGGCAGCTACCCGATTACGGTTCAGGTCGACGACGGAGCCGGCGGCAGCGATCAGGTTGCGTTCACGATCACGGTGGAAGAAGTCAATGAAGCGCCGGTACTCGATCCAATCGGCAACCGGACGGCGGACGTCGACGTCGAACTGACGTTCACGGCGACGGCATCTGATCCGGACATTCCGCCGAATGCGCTGACGTTTTCGCTCGACGCAGGTGCTCCGGCGGGCGCGACGATTGATCCGGTCACCGGCGTCTTTCGCTGGACGCCGACAACCGCATTCAGCGGACAGGACGTGCCAGTCACCGTGCGAGTCACCGACGACGGCAATCCGTCGCTGGATGACTTCGAAACGATCATCATTGCAGTCGACCGCTGCGTTTTCGACGACAATCTGACGGGCTGGACGGTGACGGAATCCGGTGGTTCTGCTACCGGTCGCGGAGGTGTTGTCGCTCAGGACTGCACCGCCGTGCTAACCGAAGGTGATTCCTTTTTTGTCCAGATTCAGACCACGTTCGACATCGTCACGACCGATTCTCAACTGTTGCTCAGCTTCAGCGGCCTGACGTTCGACACGACCGATCCGGCGTTCGTCAACGATGCATTCGAACTGGCTCTGCTGGATCAGAACGGAGTCTCGCTGGTCAGCACGACAGCTCCCGGTCGCGATGTCTTTTTCAACGTGACCGAAGAACTCTCGCCGGAAACCGCCGCCGGAGTCACGTTCGACGGTGCGACCGTGACCGTGAACCTGTCTGCCGTGCCGATCGGTTCGACGGCCACGCTGGTGGCTCGGCTGGTCAACAACGACAGCGACACGACGACATCTGTGACTCTGACGGACATGCAGATCACTCCCGGCGCGGCTCCGCTGTTGGTTGCTCCAGAGCCGTCGGGTGGTTCGAGTCAGCAGGGCTCCGCGCCGCAATCCGGTGCGAACAGTTCGGGCACCGCCGCGGTTCCGCCTGGAATCGTCACCGGTTTGTCCGCTGGCACACGGAATCCGGCCGTCAGCACTCCGTCGAACGGCACAGCGTCGTCGAACGGCATTGCGTTCACCGATTCGCCATTACAGGCCGGGGCTGCCGGAGTTCAGTCGCCGACATTCGATTCCCGCGGCACGGAGTTCTGGATCGGGTTCATGGACAACCTGCTGGAAAGCGGCAACGTGCCGAAGAAGCAGTTGTTCGTCACCGGTGACGTCGCCACGACGGGATTCGTGGAGATTCCGGGGCTGATCGACCCGAGCACGTCGGTTCCATTCCGAGCGGACTTTGTTGTGAATCCCGGCGAGGTGACGACGGTCGACCTGCCGAGTCTCGACAGCCGCGAGGATTCGTTCGACACCCAAACAGACTTCGACGTTGAAGCGGAACTGATCGCCGAAATCCAGGCGCTCGGTGTGCATGTGGTGACGCAGGATGACGTGACGGTGTACGGCCTGAACCGCGCCGTGAACACGACGGACGCATTCCTTGCCCTGCCCGTCGACGCGCTGGGAACCGAGTACATCAACCTGGGCTACAACAACGGCTCGCGACTGATCTCCAGCACTCCGAATACCGAATTTCTGGTGGTCGCCACCGAAGATGACACTGTCGTCACGATCGTGCCGGGAGAAGGATCGTTCAGCGTCGAATCGAACCTTGCCGCGATCGTCCGTCCATCTGGGACCAGCGGCCTTGGCTACACGCGGAACAACGGTACCGACATTGGAACTCTGCTGCTGGACCAGTCCGGCACACACACGATCACGGTTGACGCGTTGCTGGAGGGTTACGCCGGCACGTATACGTTCGAACTGCTCGATTTCGCCACCGCCGCGACGCCGATCAATTTCGGCGAAACCGTCACCACGACGCTTCCGACCGGTCGCGAAGCCCGCGTGTTTTCGTTCGGCGCCACTACCGGCCAGCGGATCTACTACGACGCAATCAGTCCCGGCGGCCCCACCACGACAGTCCGCCTGGTTTCGCCCAGCGGCGTCATCACAGCCCTCAACACAAACAACGATTTTCCCAACCCGCTCCAGACCACAACGACGCTTGCTCCGGAAACCGGTACCTACTACGTGCTTGTCGTTGGCGAAGGGGATGCCGCTTACGACTTCTCGTTCCGGATGCTTGACCTGGAGACTGCCCCGCTGCTGCCGTTCGGCACGGAAGTGACCGGCACGATGCCGCTCGGCCGTGAGACGGATGTCTTCCGTTACAACGGCACCGCCGGCCAGCGAATCATCTACGACGGATTCGACCCAAACGGGAGCCTCGTGACGCTCGATTTGTGGGATCCGGGCATCACGCTGCTGTCGCGAACGAACGCGTTCGCCGATCTGGATCCCCGGACTCTGCCGGAAGACGGCGAATACTTCGTGACTCTGGCGAGCGGCACATTCGGTCCGCAGGCGAGCTACGGTTTCCGCATGTTCGACGTCGCCGATCTGCCCGTCCTGCCGCTCGGCACCAGCGTCACGGGAACGTTCGGAGACGGCCGGGCTGAATTCTTCCGTCTGCCTGCCGGGCCGGCTCAGGCCGCTGCATTCAGCAATATCACCGTCACTGGCCGAATCCAGATCGATGTGTTTGATCCGTCGAACCGCAGAGTCGCAACCTTCTCGAACGGTGCCTTCGACGCGCGACTGGCACAGGAAGGCGATTACGTCGTTCGCTTGCGCGGGGTCGGAATTCTGGACAGCGGCACGTTCGACTTCCAGGTCGACCTGACCGATGACGCGCTCGTCGCCAAATCCGGACTGAACACCGAAACAACGCTCACAATCAATGCTGGTGAAACCGCGACGTATGACTTCACGGCACCGGCCGGAACACCGGTCATCCTCGATGCCCGCGATACCGTCAATGAGAACCTGCGAGTTCGCATTTTCGATCCGGACGGTGTGCTGGTTGTCGGTGGAGTTTTCGGTCTTAACGAACTCACCGATTCAGGTCCGTTCTTCCTTGAAAAATCCGGCACGTACACGCTCTCGGTCGTGGGTGACACCGCTTCGGCCGCCGGCAGCTACACGTTCCAGATCCTCGACCTGCAATCCGGTTCGACGCCGATCAGCTTCGACACGATCGTCTCCGGCACGCTTCCGACCGGTCGCGAAGCCGTTGCGTTCTCTTTCGACGGCACGGCCAATCAACTGGTCGCATACGACGGAATTGCCCCCGGTACGACCACGATCGCCACGTACGACGAAAACCTGAATCGCGTTGACGGCGTCTTCGGCAGCCTTGCTGAACGGGACGGCGGCAACAACCTGATCCGGACCGGAAAACACTACGTCGTACTGCAGGGCGTGCAGAACACTGCCGCCGACTTCGCGTTCCGCATTCAGGACGTCAGCGCCGCCCCCGTCATCAGTCTCGGCGAAGTGATCTCCGGAACGATTACTCCCGCGCGCACCGAACAGCACTTTCAGATCGACCTGACCGCGGGGCAGAGGCTCCTGGTGGACGGGCTCGACGACGACACAGAACGCGTGCTGCTGCAAATCACCGACCCCGGCCGCTTCACGTTTTACAGTGGCACCGCCGATCAGAACGGCGACTCATCAACCACGTTCCTGCTGACGGTTCCCCGCACCGCTCGCTATGTGGTCTCCGTGCAGGGCGACACCACCATTGATCCCGCGGACTTTTCGTTCCGCATTCTCGATCTGGACAACGCGCCGCTGCTGACGTTCGACACGGACATCGACATCACGCTCAACCCTGGCCGGCAGGCGCAGTTCTTCCGCATCGACGCTGACACCGCCGCCAGCATCGACTTCGACAACATCACCGAAACCGGTATCGGCGGGTTCTTCTGGCACCTGTTCGACCCCGCCGGACGCAATCTCGGCGGTGACAACAACGGCCGCGACTTTACCGGACGCACATGGATCGAAGGCACCTACCTTCTGGGAATCGTCGGTCGCGTGAACACACCGATCGATTTCACGTTCCGAGCCACGCGAACGCCGGACACGCCCGTCACGCCGACCGGCTTCAATTCGCTCGAAACCATCACCGTGCCGATCAACGGCCGAGGAACGTACACCTTTGACAGTCCCGCCGGACGGCTCGTGTACCTGAACGTTGTCGACAGCCAGTTCCGCATACCGGAACACACCGTCACGCTGGATGCCGGCGAAACGTATCTGATTCGCGATCAGCTCAACAACTTCGGCGCCGTGGCCGACCTGACCGGCACGATCATCACCGGCGACAAACCATTCGCGCTGTTCGGCGGCAGCCGCGCGGCATTCGTGCCCACGAACTTCTTCGCGGCCGATCACCTGGTCGAACAGATGACGCCCACCAGCACGTGGGGCCGGCGGTTCGTCACGTTCCCGCTGGCCACGGGCACGACTGTCGGCGATCGCTACCGCTTTCTTGCGCAGGCGGACGGCACCGAAGTCTTCGTCGACGGCACACTCGTCGCCACGCTCAATCGTGGACAATTCCACGAAATGGTCCTCGTCGACGCCGCGGAGGTTACGTCGAACAACCCGATCCTGGTCGCGCAGTACGCTCAGTCGCAGGAGTTCTACCGGAACCAGCCCGGCGGTGATCCGAACTTCCTGGGCGATCCGTTCATGATGCTGGTACCGCCGTTCGAACAGTTCCTGGCCAATTACACGGTGGCGACTCCGGCGGAAGACGCGATTCCCGAAGGCGAACGTTTCGATCGCAATTTCCTGAACATTGTCGCACCGGCTGACGCGGTCGGATTGATCGAAGTCAACGGAACGCCGGTCGACGCGAGCGACTACACCGCCATCGGAACCAGCGGCTTCTTCGGAGTCCAGGTGCCAATTGATCTCGGTTCGTACGAAGTCGCCGGGCCGCAGCCGTTCGGTTTGTTCGTGTACGGCTTCGGCAGCTTCGATTCGTACGGCTATGTCGGCGGCCAGTCGCTGAGCGAAGTGGCAACCGTCAGCGCCGTCACGCTGGTTCCGGAAACCGTCAGCCTGCCGATCAACACGCTGCAGGATTTCACCGCCACCGTCACCGATAGCGACGGCAATTCTGTGGAAGGCGTGCGAGTGGACTTTTCGGTTGCCGGAGCCAACCCGCAGACCGGCTTCGCGTTCACGGACTCCGCTGGAGTCGCCGTGTTCACGTACACCGGAACGATCGAAGGCCGCGATGTCGTGTCCGCTTCTGTCGGAACGATCGTGGATGATTCGATCGTCGACTGGCTCGGCGACGTAGCGCCGCCAACGATCACCATTCTGTCTCCGGCGGCCGGCACGACCGTGCCCGCCGGAACCACGCTGGTTGTCACTGGCATCGCCGCTGCCGACCGGCCGTTCGCGTCGCTGGACTACGTGTCGGTCAACGGAATTCCCGTCGAAAGCTTCGACGCCGCTGGAAACTTCTTCACGCGAGTCTTTGTCGGTCCCGGCGACAACGTGTTCCAATTCGCCGCTCACGATTCCCGCGATCAGACCGCTACCGTCACGCTGATTCTGACCGGCGAACAGATCCCTGACGGCGAAGTCGACTTCTCGCAGTTCTCCGACGTCACGGGCAGCTTCGACGTCGCGTACGCTCAGACGTCGTTCAATGCGGCGACACAGACGCTGTTCGCGGACATCGCCGTTCGCAACACCGGACAGTTCTCAGCCGACGTCCCGCTGCTGGTCGGAATCACCAACATCACCGATCCGCGAGTTCTCGTCCGCAACATCGACGGCACGACCCCCGACGGCATTCCGTTCTACGACTTCACCGGGCTGGTCATGAGCGGATCGCTCGATCCGAACAGCGAAACCGGCTTCCTGTCGGCTGAGTTCTTCAATCCGAACGGCACACAATTCGACTACGACCTGGTCTTCTTCGGCCGCCTGAACGAAGCACCGGCGATCGTATCTCTTCCGACAACGACTGCGATCGTCGACCGAACGTTTGCCTACGACGCCGACGCGACTGATGCGAACAACGACGCGCTGACATTTTCGCTGCTGCAGGCTCCGGCCGCGATGACGATCGACCCGGTCAGCGGTTTCGTTTCGTGGACACCGACCGCCGTCGACCGCGGCTCGCATTCCGTCACGGTCGAAGTCACCGACGGCCGCGGCGGTCGTGCCGAACAGTCATTCGTCTTGACCGTCGTCGACGCGCCGGCCAATCGAGCACCTGCGTTCACGACAACTCCGCCCGTGCTGGCAACGCTGGACACGCAATATGTCTACGACGCCGACGCCATCGATGCCGACGGCGATTCGCTGACATTCTCGCTGGTCGACGGCCCTGCCGGAATGACGGTTGATCCGGCGACGGGACTCGTCACCTGGACACCGACCGCTGCTCAGTTGGCGACCCACTCCGTGACGCTGGAAGTCTCCGACGGCAACGGAGGCACCGCGCGGCAGTCGTTCACCCTCTGCAGCATCGACCCAGCTTCGATTCCCGCCGACGATGCCAACACCGCTCCGGTGATTACATCCACGCCGCCGCTGACGGCGTTGACCGGCCAGCCATTCGAGTACCGAATCTTCGCCCAGGACGCGAACGACGACGCGCTGACATTCAGCCTGAACGCCCCGCCTGCCGGAGCAACCATCACGCCGATAACCGGGCTGCAGGCCGCAACGTTCTCGTTCACTCCTGCAACTGTCGGAACGCAGACAGTCGAAATTCAGGTCGGCGACGGCAACGGTGGAGTCACGATTCAGGCATTCGACATTCAGGTCAGCGATCCGACAGGAAACAACGCCCCGGTCATCAGTTCGAATCCGCGACTCACAATTCCGATCGGCCGCACATGGGCGTATTTCGTTGACGCCTTCGATGTTGACAACGACGCTCTTGTGCTGTCACTAACGACATCGCCTGCCGCGATGACGCTGGACGCAGATGCTCGGCAGTTGCTGTGGATGCCGACCGCCGCCGACATCGGCACGCACGATGTTACCGTATCCGTTGATGACGGGCAGGGTGGCATCGTCACGCAGTCGTTCACACTGGACGTGGTTTCTCAGGAAGCGAATACCGCACCGCAGATCGTCTCAACACCGCAGACGTTCGCGGTCGCCGGCACTGCGTTCGAATACGACCTGCTGGCCTTCGACGCCGACAACGATCCGGTACAGTGGTCGTTGGTCCAGGCACCTGCCGGAGTTTCCATCGATCCGCTCAACGGAACGCTGCGCTGGACGCCAACTCTGAATCAACTCGGGCTGCAGCAATTTGTCGTGCAGGGAACTGACCCGTCGTTCGCGGCCGTGACGCAGGAATTCACGGTTTCCGTAACGTGTCTGAACCTTCCTCCAACGATCGCATCGGCACCGGGAACCGCAGCCGTCACCGATCAGCGCTATGTTTATCCGGTGCGAGCATTCGATCCGGAAGGCGATGTCCTGACGTTCTCGCTGACGACGGCCCCGGCCGGAATGCAGGTTGATCCGCTCACCGGAGTCATCCGCTGGACGCCCGATTCAACGCAAACCGGTTTGGCGAATGTCACCGTCGTCGTCACGGATGCGGCCGGCAATTCGGCTACGCAGAGCTTTGCCGTTAACGTGACTCAGCAGGTCGTGAACCTCGACCCCGTCATTACGTCACGGCCCGGCTTCCGAGCCACCGTTGACGCTCTGTACGAATATCAGGTCGACGCCGAAGACCCGGAAGGCGAAGTTGTCACGTTCAGTCTGCTGACTTCGCCGACAGGAATGACGATCGACGCGAATGGCCTGATTCTGTGGACACCCGCCTCAACGCAGGCGGGTCCGCACATTGTTGAAGTTGCCGTCGACGACGGTCAGGGCGGCCGAGCCATCCAGCGGTTCGCGATTCTCGCGCGAATCAACCAGGCACCGGCAATCACGTCGACCGCACCGGCGACCGTTTCCAGCCACGCAACGTTCCGCTACGACGTCGTCGCCGAGGATCCGGAAGGCGATGCGGTGACGTTCTCGCTGACCACTCGCCGGCCGGCATGA